From Gottschalkiaceae bacterium SANA:
CGTTGATTGACCATGGTAATCACCTTGGGCGGGCAATTCACTTCACAAATTCGACAACCAATGCACTGATCATGGTGATAGATCGGCTTGGGTTGAAGCAGAGCGAAAGCTGCCTTTCGGATCCACTTGGGATAATTACGACCTAAACTTGAATTGGTGATCTCTGGTACATCAAATTCCGCTTGCACCACAGATTCCAAGGAATCACCTAGCATTTCAATATCCGCCATTTCTTCTGCACATATTTTTCGGTCCACCATTCGCTTTAGCATGGGAACCTCTTTCTCGGTCAAGCCCATAATTCGCGCTGCCACCATATCTATGTGGTAGGGACTAGACGATGCTAAAATCGCACCAATTTCCTTGGGTGTTCCCGATGAAGGTCCCTCTCCTTCCATGCCGATAATGGCATCCATAATGGAAAGGGTTGGTTGAACGCCTTGGCAAATATCAATTAAAGCATCGGAAAAATCATAGATATCCGGCATCTTAAAATGATACTCCGCCTTCAATGCGCCCGGTACACAGCCGAATAGATTTTTTGTTGCCCCTGTCATCTTAGTCATGCCATGGGTTTTCAATTTGCAGACCGACACCACATGATCTGCCTGGTTCAGCATTTTTGCTAGCGTCAGATTTTTCAAAATACGTCCGTCTGGGTTCTTTTGCTCGATTCTTCCGACTTCTTCATTTAAAGTCGCTCCGGTTCTTTCTGCTACCCCTTCCATCCCAGTTTCACGATAAACGCGTTTTAAAATAGAAAGATTAAAGGGACCTCCCGGACTATCACCGATTATAACCATACAACCATAAGCAATCAATTTCTCTGCTAAAACTTCCACAACCAAAGGATGGGTTGTGGTCACCTCTTCTGGTTTCCTCGCCATCAACAGATTTACCTTTAAAAATATGCTTTCTCCTGGTTGAAAAAAACGTTCAAGCCCGCCGAGATCCGACAGGCTTTTATCAATCGCTTCTTTCACAAGATTCTTTTCATAGCTTTTGCATGCATGCAAAGATACCCTTGTCTTCATGATTTGCTCCTTATAGTAAGTCTTCTTCCACAAAGGATACATACCGATCTCCCGCAGAGATAATATGATCCACCACCGTCACACCGATGGTTCCCAAGGCATCTTTCAGCCGTCCTGTCACTTCAACATCTGCCCGGGACGGTCGAGCCGTTCCACCGGGATGGTTATGCGCCAAAATTACACTATGGGCACGATTGTGCAAAGCCGCCTCAACGATATTCCGCGTATAGACCGGCGCTTGATCCAAAGTCCCCTTAGCAATCTTTTCTGTCGAGATTACGCGTTTTTGTGCGTCCAGGCAAATAAGATAAAACACCTCATAGGTTTCCTTCTTGCACAAACTGCGAATATAATCCCCCGCCAAAGATGTCGAGTTGATTTTCTTCTTTTCCACTTCAAACTTGCTGGATTCGTATCGTTTAAACGCTTCTGGAAGACTGTGAAGAAATACAGCTGTATTCTCTCCAACTCCCTCCGATTTCATCAATTCCTGAGGATTTGCATCCATTACACCAGCCAGTCCATGATAGTCCGATAAAAGGCGCTTGGCCAATGGCTTGGTATCCTTTCTGGGAATGGCATAACACAAGAGCAATTCCAGTACTTGATAATCCTCAAAACCCTCTAATCCCTTTTTCAGCGCTTGCTGACGCATGCGTTTCCGATGCTCGGCATTTGGATTCATGAGAAGGTCGCCTCCTTACACGATTTTCCACTTGTTTGTTCGTTGGTTTAAAATATAAAATCCTTTTTCATTGGTTGAATTCACACGGTTATAGGAAATATCCGAATCATCCAAATTACGAATCATGCCACCGGCTTCTTCAATAATGCATTGCATTGCTGCCGTGTCCCACTCCATGGTGGGGCCATAGCGATAATGAATGTCCGCTTTTCCCTCTGCAATCAAACAGCCTTTTAGAGAAGATCCTTTCTCCATAATGCGCGTAACCTGATTCATCTTGGCCATGGTACGGACATGCTTCGATTTCGGAGATCGCCCCACCACCAATCTGATATTTTGTTCCCTGTCAGAAACTTGAATGGGTTGCGCCTTTTGATTGTCCCGCACCACATAAGCACCTCGTCCCTTTACAGCAAAAAACAGTTCCTGCTGCACCGGAGCATAAACAACACCCAGCACCACACGGTTTTGATAGGCAAGGGCAATATTAATTGAAAACTCACCGTTCCGTTTTAAATATTCCCGCGTACCATCCAATGGATCAATCAACCAACACCAATCATTATCCAATCGAACTAAATCGTCTTCCGATTCTTCCGATAAAAATGCATGCTGTGGGAACGCTTTTGTTAATCCCTCAAGTATAATTCGATTCGATGCTAAATCCGCCTCCGTTACAGGAGATTGATCTTCTTTATACATGACCTCACATTGGCGTTCATAGATTCTCATAATCTCTACTCCGGCCTCGTATGTTAGGTAAATCGCTGTACTTAACTCTTCTCTTAAATTCACAATTATCACCTATCCCAATTTATTCTTCCTCTATTCTATCACAACCCATCCATTCTCCAAAGAGAAAACACCATCTGATTCATTTCGCCAACCTAGACCCACACTGTCTTTTTTTATGACAAAAACTCGTTTCAAGCCTAAATTCTTATTCGCAACAAAAGATAAGGATTCATGGCCAGACATACACAAGAAATAGATATAAAAAAATACCCCTCGCACATAATGCGCAAGGGGTATTGAAATTTTCTTATAAAACTGATTTTGCTTTTTCAATCACATTTTCAACTGTGAATCCGTATTTCTTCAGCAACAATCCGCCTGGAGCAGACTCGCCAAATTGATCGATTCCGAAAACAAGACCTTCTGATCCAACATATCGGTACCAACCCATTGTTGAACCAACTTCAAAGATGACTCGTTTCTGTACTCCCGCAGGGATTACAGACTCTTTATAGGCCGCATCTTGCGCTTCGAAAACTTCCAAACAAGGCATGCTGATCACACGAGCGTCAACGCCTTCCGCTTTCAATGCTTTCTGCGCTTCTACCATCAAATGAACCTCTGAACCCGTTGCCATCAAAAGAAGATCCGGTGTCTCTTTTTCTTCTTTAACAAGCACGTATGCACCCTTTTCAACGCCTTCATTCACTTGCTCAAGTTGCGGCAAGTTCTGACGGCTCAAGGCGATCACAGACGGTTTCTTTGTTTCTTTCAATGCACTCACCCATGCAAATGCTGTTTCCTGTGTTGTTGCAGGACGCCATACATTTACATTCGGAATGCCTCTCAACATCCAAAGTTGCTCAATCGGCTCATGAGTCGGTCCATCTTCACCAACTGCAATAGAGTCATGAGTAAAGACATGAATGACCGGTGCACCCATCAAAGCTGATACACGAAGTGCTGGTTTCACATAATCCGAAAATACCATAAAGGTAGATCCGAAGATACGAAGACCACCATGGGCTTGAACCCCATTCATTACAGCACCCATCGCAAATTCGCGAATGCCGTAGTTAATGTTATTTCCCGCATGATTGTCTTTTTGGAACTCGCCCTTGCCTGCCAAGTATGTCTTGGTTGAAGCGTTCAAGTCAGCAGATCCACCAACAAGGTTTGGCATGTATTCCGCAATTTTGTTCATTACCACGCTACCACTAACACGAGTCGCCACTGGGCTCTTATCGAATTCCCAAGTCTTATACGACTCAAGAAGGTCTGCCGGCAATTCTTCATTCATCCATGCTGTAAAGGCTGCTGCCTTTTCAGGGTACGCTGCTTCATATGCCGCAAACATTTCTGTCCATTCATCATATTTAGCTGCTTTCTCCACTTTCAATGCATCGTAATGCGCCTGCACGTCTTCTGGAATATAGAATGATTTTTCAGGATCCCATCCCAAGGCTTCTTTCGTTGCTTTCAATTCCTCTTCGCCCAATGGTGAACCATGAACGCCTGATGAATCAGCCTTGTTTGGAGAACCGTATCCAATGGTTGTTTTAACAACAATCAAGCTAGGCTTTTCAGTTTCTGCCTTTGCAGCTTTCATGGCTTCATCCAATGCGGCAAGATCATTATTTCCATCCGCAACTTCCAACACTTGCCAGCCATATGCTTCATAACGCTTTTGAATGTCTTCAGTAAAGGTAATATCCGTACGGCCATCAATAGTGATTTGGTTTGAATCATAAAGCAAGATCATTTTTCCCAAACCTAGGTGACCCGCCAATGAAGATGCCTCTGATGAAATTCCTTCCATCATGCAACCGTCACCAGCAAGGGCATACGTATAATGGTCAACGACTTTAAAATCATCTGTATTAAACTCTGCTGCCAATCGAGCTTCCGCAACTGCCATTCCCACTGCATTGGCAATGCCTTGTCCCAAAGGACCCGTTGTTGTTTCCACACCGTCTGTGTGGCCAAACTCAGGATGTCCTGGTGTTTTTGATCCTTCTTGACGGAAAGATTGTAAATCTTCCATCGATACTTGATATCCGTGCAGATGCAATAAGGAATACAACATCATAGATCCATGACCCGCACTGAGTACGAATCGATCTCGATCTGCCCATTTCGGTGCTTTTGCACTTGTCTTTAAATGATTATTCCATAGTACATACGCCATTGGTGCTGCACCCATTGGAAGTCCCGGATGACCTGAATTTGCTTTCTGAATTCCGTCTGCTGATAAGAGACGAATTGTATTGATTGCTTTTAGTTCAATCGCCATATTCATAATACCCCCGTAAATTTATTCGCCTTATTATACCTTTTACTCTTCCTCCGTGACAAGGCAAAATCACTGAAAAAATGTTCTCAAAGTGTGGAATTTTCCTTAACACCTTTACCCATTCAAGAAAACCAACTGATTCCCCTTTGCTTTTGTTGCCTTTCTTCAAGAAAGAGCGTTTTCCCCTTTTGCTTTTCCAGTCCTATTGATTCAAATAGCAAAATGGATTTAATTCAAAAGCACTTGTAAACTATCACAAAAATTATATTTCTTCAAGGTTCATAATGATCCGTTCCAGGTTAAACATCAATTCTTCCCGTTCATATTGAACAAAACCGCGAAACATCCTTGTTGTCAATCGATCAAACATCCGATCCAAGATCGGTTGAACCTTTAATCCCTCTTCTGACACGTCAATCTTATGAAATCTGCGATCCTGCGGATTTGGCTTTTTTTGAACCCATCCTTTTCGAATTAAAACTTCCACAACTTGCGTCACGGTGGATTTCGAG
This genomic window contains:
- a CDS encoding DUF362 domain-containing protein, coding for MKTRVSLHACKSYEKNLVKEAIDKSLSDLGGLERFFQPGESIFLKVNLLMARKPEEVTTTHPLVVEVLAEKLIAYGCMVIIGDSPGGPFNLSILKRVYRETGMEGVAERTGATLNEEVGRIEQKNPDGRILKNLTLAKMLNQADHVVSVCKLKTHGMTKMTGATKNLFGCVPGALKAEYHFKMPDIYDFSDALIDICQGVQPTLSIMDAIIGMEGEGPSSGTPKEIGAILASSSPYHIDMVAARIMGLTEKEVPMLKRMVDRKICAEEMADIEMLGDSLESVVQAEFDVPEITNSSLGRNYPKWIRKAAFALLQPKPIYHHDQCIGCRICEVNCPPKVITMVNQRPVADLDACIRCFCCAELCPEKAISVYRPPLMKLISKL
- the radC gene encoding DNA repair protein RadC, which codes for MNPNAEHRKRMRQQALKKGLEGFEDYQVLELLLCYAIPRKDTKPLAKRLLSDYHGLAGVMDANPQELMKSEGVGENTAVFLHSLPEAFKRYESSKFEVEKKKINSTSLAGDYIRSLCKKETYEVFYLICLDAQKRVISTEKIAKGTLDQAPVYTRNIVEAALHNRAHSVILAHNHPGGTARPSRADVEVTGRLKDALGTIGVTVVDHIISAGDRYVSFVEEDLL
- the cysQ_1 gene encoding 3'(2'),5'-bisphosphate nucleotidase CysQ, translated to MNLREELSTAIYLTYEAGVEIMRIYERQCEVMYKEDQSPVTEADLASNRIILEGLTKAFPQHAFLSEESEDDLVRLDNDWCWLIDPLDGTREYLKRNGEFSINIALAYQNRVVLGVVYAPVQQELFFAVKGRGAYVVRDNQKAQPIQVSDREQNIRLVVGRSPKSKHVRTMAKMNQVTRIMEKGSSLKGCLIAEGKADIHYRYGPTMEWDTAAMQCIIEEAGGMIRNLDDSDISYNRVNSTNEKGFYILNQRTNKWKIV
- the tkt gene encoding transketolase; protein product: MNMAIELKAINTIRLLSADGIQKANSGHPGLPMGAAPMAYVLWNNHLKTSAKAPKWADRDRFVLSAGHGSMMLYSLLHLHGYQVSMEDLQSFRQEGSKTPGHPEFGHTDGVETTTGPLGQGIANAVGMAVAEARLAAEFNTDDFKVVDHYTYALAGDGCMMEGISSEASSLAGHLGLGKMILLYDSNQITIDGRTDITFTEDIQKRYEAYGWQVLEVADGNNDLAALDEAMKAAKAETEKPSLIVVKTTIGYGSPNKADSSGVHGSPLGEEELKATKEALGWDPEKSFYIPEDVQAHYDALKVEKAAKYDEWTEMFAAYEAAYPEKAAAFTAWMNEELPADLLESYKTWEFDKSPVATRVSGSVVMNKIAEYMPNLVGGSADLNASTKTYLAGKGEFQKDNHAGNNINYGIREFAMGAVMNGVQAHGGLRIFGSTFMVFSDYVKPALRVSALMGAPVIHVFTHDSIAVGEDGPTHEPIEQLWMLRGIPNVNVWRPATTQETAFAWVSALKETKKPSVIALSRQNLPQLEQVNEGVEKGAYVLVKEEKETPDLLLMATGSEVHLMVEAQKALKAEGVDARVISMPCLEVFEAQDAAYKESVIPAGVQKRVIFEVGSTMGWYRYVGSEGLVFGIDQFGESAPGGLLLKKYGFTVENVIEKAKSVL